Proteins from a genomic interval of Rattus norvegicus strain BN/NHsdMcwi chromosome 2, GRCr8, whole genome shotgun sequence:
- the Cetn3 gene encoding centrin-3 isoform X3: MSLALRGELVVDKTKRKKRRELSEEQKQEIKDAFELFDTDKDQAIDYHELKVAMRALGFDVKKADVLKILKDYDREATGKITFEDFNEVVTDWILERDPHEEILKAFKLFDDDDSGKISLRNLRRVARELGENMSDEELRAMIEEFDKDGDGENEATLPVDSCLLEFLLGDERVISS, encoded by the exons ATGAGTTTAGCTCTGAG AGGTGAGCTTGTAgtagacaaaacaaaaaggaaaaaacgaAGAGAACTCTCTGAAGaacagaagcaagaaattaaagatgCTTTTGAACTGTTTGATACCGACAAAGACCAAGCCATAGATTATCATGAATTAAAG GTGGCAATGAGAGCCTTGGGTTTTGATGTGAAAAAGGCGGATGTATTGAAGATTCTTAAAGATTATGACAGAGAAGCCACAGGCAAGATCACATTTGAAGATTTTAATGAAGTTG TGACAGACTGGATACTAGAAAGAGATCCACACGAGGAGATCCTGAAAGCATTTAAActatttgatgatgatgattcaGGAAAGATAAGCTTGAGGAACTTGCGCCGTGTTGCCCGAGAGCTGGGTGAGAATATGAGCGATGAGGAGCTCCGGGCCATGATCGAGGAGTTTGATAAGGACGGCGATGGGGAGA ATGAAGCTACACTGCCTGTGGACTCTTGTCTACTTGAATTCTTGTTGGGAGATGAGCGTGTCATATCCTCATAA
- the Cetn3 gene encoding centrin-3 isoform X1 yields METEDNRRFRPNGPAVGNFGQSHPETSVRGELVVDKTKRKKRRELSEEQKQEIKDAFELFDTDKDQAIDYHELKVAMRALGFDVKKADVLKILKDYDREATGKITFEDFNEVVTDWILERDPHEEILKAFKLFDDDDSGKISLRNLRRVARELGENMSDEELRAMIEEFDKDGDGENEATLPVDSCLLEFLLGDERVISS; encoded by the exons ATGGAAACAGAAGACAATCGACGCTTCCGCCCCAATGGGCCGGCTGTTGGCAATTTCGGCCAATCGCACCCAGAAACTTCTGTCAG AGGTGAGCTTGTAgtagacaaaacaaaaaggaaaaaacgaAGAGAACTCTCTGAAGaacagaagcaagaaattaaagatgCTTTTGAACTGTTTGATACCGACAAAGACCAAGCCATAGATTATCATGAATTAAAG GTGGCAATGAGAGCCTTGGGTTTTGATGTGAAAAAGGCGGATGTATTGAAGATTCTTAAAGATTATGACAGAGAAGCCACAGGCAAGATCACATTTGAAGATTTTAATGAAGTTG TGACAGACTGGATACTAGAAAGAGATCCACACGAGGAGATCCTGAAAGCATTTAAActatttgatgatgatgattcaGGAAAGATAAGCTTGAGGAACTTGCGCCGTGTTGCCCGAGAGCTGGGTGAGAATATGAGCGATGAGGAGCTCCGGGCCATGATCGAGGAGTTTGATAAGGACGGCGATGGGGAGA ATGAAGCTACACTGCCTGTGGACTCTTGTCTACTTGAATTCTTGTTGGGAGATGAGCGTGTCATATCCTCATAA
- the Cetn3 gene encoding centrin-3, whose product MSLALRGELVVDKTKRKKRRELSEEQKQEIKDAFELFDTDKDQAIDYHELKVAMRALGFDVKKADVLKILKDYDREATGKITFEDFNEVVTDWILERDPHEEILKAFKLFDDDDSGKISLRNLRRVARELGENMSDEELRAMIEEFDKDGDGEINQEEFIAIMTGDI is encoded by the exons ATGAGTTTAGCTCTGAG AGGTGAGCTTGTAgtagacaaaacaaaaaggaaaaaacgaAGAGAACTCTCTGAAGaacagaagcaagaaattaaagatgCTTTTGAACTGTTTGATACCGACAAAGACCAAGCCATAGATTATCATGAATTAAAG GTGGCAATGAGAGCCTTGGGTTTTGATGTGAAAAAGGCGGATGTATTGAAGATTCTTAAAGATTATGACAGAGAAGCCACAGGCAAGATCACATTTGAAGATTTTAATGAAGTTG TGACAGACTGGATACTAGAAAGAGATCCACACGAGGAGATCCTGAAAGCATTTAAActatttgatgatgatgattcaGGAAAGATAAGCTTGAGGAACTTGCGCCGTGTTGCCCGAGAGCTGGGTGAGAATATGAGCGATGAGGAGCTCCGGGCCATGATCGAGGAGTTTGATAAGGACGGCGATGGGGAGA TAAATCAAGAGGAATTCATTGCTATTATGACTGGTGACATATAA
- the Cetn3 gene encoding centrin-3 isoform X2 has protein sequence METEDNRRFRPNGPAVGNFGQSHPETSVRGELVVDKTKRKKRRELSEEQKQEIKDAFELFDTDKDQAIDYHELKVAMRALGFDVKKADVLKILKDYDREATGKITFEDFNEVVTDWILERDPHEEILKAFKLFDDDDSGKISLRNLRRVARELGENMSDEELRAMIEEFDKDGDGEINQEEFIAIMTGDI, from the exons ATGGAAACAGAAGACAATCGACGCTTCCGCCCCAATGGGCCGGCTGTTGGCAATTTCGGCCAATCGCACCCAGAAACTTCTGTCAG AGGTGAGCTTGTAgtagacaaaacaaaaaggaaaaaacgaAGAGAACTCTCTGAAGaacagaagcaagaaattaaagatgCTTTTGAACTGTTTGATACCGACAAAGACCAAGCCATAGATTATCATGAATTAAAG GTGGCAATGAGAGCCTTGGGTTTTGATGTGAAAAAGGCGGATGTATTGAAGATTCTTAAAGATTATGACAGAGAAGCCACAGGCAAGATCACATTTGAAGATTTTAATGAAGTTG TGACAGACTGGATACTAGAAAGAGATCCACACGAGGAGATCCTGAAAGCATTTAAActatttgatgatgatgattcaGGAAAGATAAGCTTGAGGAACTTGCGCCGTGTTGCCCGAGAGCTGGGTGAGAATATGAGCGATGAGGAGCTCCGGGCCATGATCGAGGAGTTTGATAAGGACGGCGATGGGGAGA TAAATCAAGAGGAATTCATTGCTATTATGACTGGTGACATATAA